CAGTGAAATAGTTTGGATACATGCTTGTGGTCTGACTAGAAATAATGTATATACTTTATATAATTGTTTGGCAGGCATTTTCAATTTACAGGTAGACCTTATAACTGTAGGTTTTTAATTTAGTATTGGGTGCAAAAAGGATcataacaaaatttaaaaacagaaaatcctTTCTAAGAGCTGGACTGTTGTCATGCAAGCATGTGAGAATTTAATGTTGATACATGGACACAATTAAATTTAGCCAAACTAAACTAAGTTTAACTAAACTATAAACTAAATCCTTATATGGCATATGTTCCCATTTTGGGCTACTGGTAATTTCTAAATTTCTGATTAATCTAACTAAAGGTGTTACATGACAGAACTGTGGTTCAACAATAATGCCATTGACTTTATACAAGATAATTTAGGTTAGACGGAAGTGATTCTTTGATGTATTATTGATAGATTTCTTTTTAGTTTATCAGCCATAACCACCCACCACATGTTGATGTGTATTTTTCTTTCCAAACAGATAATTGGCACTTATGAAAACTGTCTCTCAAGTGTGTAAAAGCATACTTTGGAATCATATCATTCCTTTAAAATGGGAACTAGGGCAACTGTATGCTCTGGATATGGAATTTTCATTAAAGTTTCTTAACCAGATGTAttggaagcagaaaaaaatatttgcaaattgtTGGTTTTTGTTTGAAACAATATGACCTAATACTCATAAGAGTCCATAGGGGACAAAACATGGGAATTATTACATAATTAATTCCCAGTTTTATTCAGCTTTATATTCTGTAAATGCAAGTACAGAAATATCATTTGAGCAAACTAATGACCTTTTAAATTGACTTACTTTTCCTAAAATTTTCTCATGAATATTTAAAGAGTTAACATGACCCTTCACATTGCAAAATTTGATATTAGAATataatttatcaaaaaaaaatgcatatgtaGTTAAAACCATTATTTTGGTTATGGTATCTATTTTGTCTAGATGCTTTAGTAGTCTCTTAAATTTAGTAGTGTTTAAGATTTGTCATAGAAGCAAAACTAAAATTTCCTTATACATCTCTCAACacgaacatacatacacaccagaTTACATAAAAGAAATTTTGAACTGGGGATCTTAGATTACAAAACCAAGTTCTCGGGTTCAAAAAAATGCTAAATATgtcaattataattttaaaaatgggttaACCCAACAAAATATTACGCTGCTCCAGTGAATGTCTTCAAAACGTTTGGCTGTTGTCTTTTCCTATGTCGCAATCGGATGGAAGGTGCATTAATCCATAGCCTTTGGTCATGGCTCCTGCTAGTTCCATTTGCTGAAACACTGTCTGCATGTTAAAGACACATATGTGCTATTAAATTACATCCCACAAAAGTGGAGTTTGTCTATTATGAAGAGCTTTGGGTTTATTGTGCTTGGGTTATAACAAGAAAAGGTAACATTGTTTTCCTGGAATGATGTGTATCAGATTTTAAGCCTGacttaccttttttttaaaaaactgtaaacCTTTGCCTTGACTTTATGCTAGGAGAAAGAAAGTAGAGGACACtacattcatttatttgtaatggtTTTTCTATCTATATTAGCATATATTTAGTTTATTACATACTGAATTTAAATTCTGCATCGTTCTTTTTCTtaggggcattttaaaaaaagatgaatgaaACCCTGATATTAAGAAAAAATTAAGAGGGCGCAGCCCTCTCCTGCTGGACTTCTGCAAGTGGCATTTGAAGCCAAGTCCAGAAGTAACTCTGGGACTTCAAAATACCTCTTTAGAGAcctgccctccccccctccatgAATGCATGTAATCCATTCACATCCACTTGTCTAGAAATCCAAATGAGAGGCCCTTCCCTTCTCTATTCCTCAAGACAAACGATCTTTATCAAATGCAGAAGTAGAGAAGcgcttccttctctacttctgcATTTCCATCGGCTTTCGCGGTCCTGCGAAAGGATCGAGAAAGGCAGAAAAACTCTCCTCCTCCGCTTCCCTCCCAGCCAGGCTCGCTTGTCTACGCTCCGGTTCTGTTATCTTTCTTTCTAAGCCAAAGAATCCCAATTCTTTCAAATTTGATCAACGGAAGTATTGGACCCTCTGATCATTCTGATTGGCATTTTGCCGATTTGTATTAtatccccctttttttaaaacaaaagcaacAACCTTCCTTCCCGCACCGCACACGGCAGGCGCGCCCCAGATGCTGCagcttccccaccaccaccactatcaccaccaccaccttcgTTTCCGAGGGAGGCAGATTCGGTTTATTGGGACCGATCtgggagagaagagggggggggatggagagatatgcatggagagagaaagagggagggagacagagagagggaagggagggtggggagagaaagagagagtgcgggagggaggtagagagaaggaaggagagaagggacgGAGATGGAGAGGGAAgctgggagaggaagagggagggaagatgggaagagagaagagagagagaaagagaggaggagggagggagggacgaagatagagagggaaggagagaaaggagggagagggggagagaaagaagagggagggagagagggacggaGATAGAAGAAAGGACGGAGGAGAGAGAACGAGGGAGGGAAGGacggagaggagaagagagaaaggagggggagaggaggaagaagggaaggagagagggggaggggaaagagagggatggaaggtgggaaagagagagaaagaaacgtggggtggggaaagaaagagagagcacgagagggagggagagaaggaaggagggaaaggaggaggggggagatagagcgagggaagcagggagagaaaaaggactgaaggggagagagaaagagggagagagagaaaggagggagggacggagatagagagggaaggagagaggggaagagagaaaggagagagagcggggaagaaagaaggggaggagggaggagcggagatagagagagaggaaaggtcagaggggggagaaggagggagggaaggagggagaggagaagagagaaaggagggggagaaaaggaaaaagggaaggagagaggaggagggggagagaggaggagggggagagggatggaaggcgggaaggaaagagagagagagaaaggaaggaaggaaggggagggagagagaaggaagaagggaaggagagagagaaagattgtgGAGCGCGGGCGGCGTGCTTGTTAGCCCCTCTGACTTCAAGGCCgagcttttttttctcttccccaggCGTACTGAAAGAAGCAACATTTCGGATATGTCCCCGGCGGCGCTTCCCTTTTTGGCAGACAGGCAACAAGTTTGGAGAGGAGCGGGCCGGGAGATGGAGAAAAAACCCCGGAGGGGACCAGCCCGCTCTCAGAGCCGCGGCGCTTAACTTCGATCAGCGCCGTCCGGGCTCCTTTCTGGGCAGCGCGTGGAGAGGCCCCTCCCACTCCAGGCCCCCCAAAGCGAAGCCTCCACGGCCCCGGCGAAAGCCACGACCAATCCCTGCCGGCTTTTGGTCCGATGGtcccgccccccctccccgccctcccAATCCCCCTTCTCCATTTGCATAAAAAATGCCCGCAGGAGCTTGAAACGTCGAGAGTGCCGGGCAGCGTCTCCGTCGGTGCGCGAGACGCGGGAGCGCTTCGGGGGAAGCTGCGCGTGGCCGGCCGGCGGGAGGGTGAAGCTCGCCGCTCCCCGCCGCTCCCTCCGCCTCGTTCCGCCGCCCTTTCCCCGGCCGCTTCTGCCTTCCCAAAGGGGGGCCCTTCCGCTCAGCTCCCCTCGGCAAGATGCGCCCTCGGCAAGTTCTCCCGCGCCTGCTGGTCCTCTCCGCGGCTTGCCTCGGCCTGGCCGGCGGGCTCTTCCTCTTCGGGGAGCCCGAGTTCTCCTACAAGCGGTCCAACTGCAAGCCCATCCCCGCCTCCCTCTTGCTGTGCCGCGGGATCGAGTACCCCGACATGAGGCTGCCCAACCTGCTGGGCCACGAGACCATGCAGGAGGTGCTGGAGCAGGCGGGCGCCTGGATCCCGCTGGTGCAGAAGCAGTGCCACCCGGACACGCGCAAGTTCCTCTGCTCCCTCTTCGCGCCCGTCTGCATCGTCGACCTGGACGAGACCATCGAGCCCTGCCATTCGCTTTGCGAGCAGGTGAAGAACAGCTGCGCCCCGGTTATGTCCGCCTTCGGCTTCCCGTGGCCCGACATGCTGGACTGCAGCCGGTTTCCCCAGGACAACGACCTGTGCATCCCGCTGGCCAGCAGCGACCACGTCCTCCCGACTCCCAGAGAAGGTAAGAGCCGCTGAGGGCGCTTGGACGGGGCGCAGCCTGTGCAGGTTAAGCAACGCGGACCGCCGCGCTAGCCTCTCTTGGGAGCAAATCCGAAATCTGATCTCCTGATCAAgaagatcaatagcaatagcaatagcagttagacttatataccacttcatagggatttcagccctctctaagcggtgtacagagtcagcatattgcccccacagtctgggtcctcatttcacccacctcggaaggatggaaggctgagtcaaccttgagccggtgagatttgaaccgctgaactgcagatagcagtcagctgaagtggcatgcagtactgcactctaaccactgtgccacctcggctcttaaagatAAAGATTTACAGCTTCAGGCTCTACTTTATCCCAAGTCTTCAGAGCGCCAAAGTAGAATGAATGTACAGGATGGATTCCTCTGcaattgattattatttttttatgttgaATTAGAAACTGCTGTATATTAAGCGGCTTTTGAAGTAAATGGTGATTTGGGGGCATATTTTGAGGTAATTATTTTGGGGCCCATTGACTGGGGCAGAAATCATTCAATGTTATCCTTCCAGTACATGTATAGGGATTGCGATCTTAGGCTGCCACCCCAAGCATCTCAGTGGAATGTGCAGGGAGAATAAGTTTGCTGAGAATAGTGGTTTTGGTAATCTCTTTTAAAAGGATCAACTTTCTGTATATCACCGTCTCTTTTATCACAAATACAAATTTGGAGAAATAAAATGAACTTTATAGCCTGTAATGTAAATTCCTCTCTAAGAACTGTAGAACATCACACCTCAAATTTtcgcatggcaaaaaaaaaaaagtatcacaGGACCAAAACATGACCCTTTAACGATAGAAACTAATCCATTTTAGATTTTGCTTTCCTGGATTTGGAAAGTTCTTTGCAGTCTTTTTACACAGAAGCTAGGCTGGATTCCGTAAGACCTTATGTAATTTTAGATATGGGTGTTTAAATTTGTCCTATTCTCATCCTGTCTTATCCTAAACCGGTTCTCAAGCAAGTTTGTTCAAAGTGGATTGCAACTGTAGATCTTATGAATTTAGGGACAGGTTAAATTCTGTAATCCCGAATAAACATGATTAAGAACAAGTTAAATTATGTAATCCAGAATAAACATGATTAAGAACAAGTTTAGGATAGGACAGGATTAGGATCTTGATAAGAGCTTATTTAACGTAAGTATGTACTGTATGCGATGATAGCTTTAAACCACCCTATTTACCCAGATCTGGGATTAAGTCTAAGTGAATGGTATAGTTTGAATGGGTATAGTTCCCTTTTGAATTTCTACTTCAAAAGTTGCACTATGACTTGGAATACTGCTTGTACTCTTAACCATTTGAACTCATTAAATATTGTAATTATGGAACTGTTGTTCTGTAAACTGTTTTCCTAGGAAAATGATAACATTACTCAGTACAGTAAGCCATTTCTATATCAACTGACTAAGTTTTCTGCAGGTACTGTTTGAATAAAAGATAACAGGAGATGCTGAACCTGATAAAATATTGATAACAGGAGCATTACATTCATATTACTGATTTTTCATTCTTAAAAGTTAGAGCCTTCAGCTAGTTTCAGTCTAGGATTAGAAAATTTGTCTTTAGTTAATTTGAGGATGGGGAACATGACGTTCTCccaggttttgttttttaaaaaataatggactTGGAGAAGGATGATTTCCTGAGACAAACTAATCAGGAAATGCAtttaatcactttttcagtgctgggtCTCCCGATGACTTCCACCAGAGCATTAATTTCTTCCCTCTGGAGGACCTGGTGTGCAGGAGTGTTAGAAAGAGACTTTAATCCCACTCAGAATCCATATCCATGGTTCAATAATCATTGAATTTGTTATGGTATCTATTTAGCCTGGCTGCCTAGTTTTTCTTcagttgtttttaaattgctaTTGGGATTGATTAGGTATCTCAAGCTCCAAATGCTATGGAATAAGCCCTCCAGGCTGAAATAGAGTCAAGGATAAGAAAGTCTGCCATAATTTCATATTAAaagtgtatttttttctttccaaatgttcctctacttctttcttttaaaacccCTCTAAATGTTCTTCTTACAACTTATTTCTTACAGTGCCAAAAGTTTGTGATGCCTGCAAAAGCAAGAATGAAGATGACAATGAAATTGTGGAAAACCTTTGCAAAAATGACTTTGGTAAATATGAGGGAGACACTAGGAGGTTGTTTAGAACTGTTCTTTGGAATAAACATGTTGTGTGCTCTGCCCTTTCTAAAGGTTGTTCTTTTTTCTATACAACATTGTCCACTGTGGCCTCATCTCCTTTCTATGTAGAATGGAGCTGGGATTCTAAAGATTCCTTAGCTGGACATCCAAATTGTTCTAATGATGCTTTAATAGAGggaaaactgtatttttttttctctccgtcATGTGTATTGGTTGTACCTTGTCCCATAGCCGACAACAGAAACTGGTTTAGTTCTCAATAGTTTTACCAGCGATTCTACTTCCATTACCTCTGTCTATGTAAaccaactgtttttcacatttggtCACCTTAGGGAGTGATAGAATCCAGGAATTAGGTAGTTGTATACAGACatatatatcttttttattacCCTCTGAAACTGCCATGTCAGTTATTTCAGAGttgcagaaatataaataatatgaatgTGACATCCCTGAATTTTCTGATTATTCGCTGATGTGAAATGGAGCCCAGTGGCACAGTAATGCTGGAGGacttggttttattttgtttcccttCTGCCCACCTGCAGAGGAAGGGGACTGAGGAGGGAGGCCTCGGAATATGTCCTGCTATGAATTTGAAAACAGGTTTTATCCTGTCCAGTCCCCATTTCTTATGCAGCAGGGACAGATGGCTTCCTGGGAAGAGTAAAATAGAACATTGCTCCTAACTTTTCCAGAGCAGAAGACAAGATAATGATATGGGAGGAAAGCATATAAGTATTGGAAAGCCAATACTTTGATAGGCTTCACTTCAGATTTTAAGTTGGTGTAACATTTGCAATGTACAACACTGTTACATTAATCTACCACAGATCCCCAACAGCTTTGGCAAAGCTTTCACATTCCATATTAGTAGAGGAATGggatcttttcttaaaaaaagattaatCTGTCTCTTGAAATTCTGACATGCCAGGAAATGGCTGTGAAGAAAACAGAGAATTACAGAGGTAAGACAAATAATGTATCATTTCTGGATAAGAATACTTGGAAAACTCTCCTGAATAATGTAAAATGTGATAAACTGGCATAAGTTGTAAATACATTGttgtaattttatcatattttaactGAAGAAGTTACTTTATTACAGTTTGATCACAAATTTATACAGATTAATGCCCTTATCATTAAAGAATAGCATAGAGAGTGAGTTTTATTCATGTTAACTAGCATTAAGTTTTCATCTGGTATATCAACAAGCAGATATTTGGTTTTTCTTAAGCATgatgctatctctctctctttcttttccgtTGTTGCATCAAATCTAATGCAGCTATAAATCCCAATTATTTTGTTCACCCCTGCAATAGATAAAATATATTGATTAACCAAAGAGTTTCATAAATTAAGGCAGACTATTTTCAGGAGAAATGAGGATTGCTTTTTCTATGAAAAGATAGATGttttccctcccactctctccgctttgggagaaggcatgtatcacttttaaagcttttaaagtAGAAAAATCAGAGTCCTTCAGTATTTGCAACCAAAAAATCTAGCGGGAGAGGCTCAtttaacaaagatttttttttctttgaaagtgaAAGAAATACACCCAAAGATTGATTCGGACTGAAATTACTTTCATGCTCTTGGTGGCTTTAGAAATGGAGCCACCTGCTGTCCATTCTGTCAGAACCTGACAGTTTAATTAGCAAGAAAAGACCTCCCTCGCTGGATTCTCTTTTATGTGCCAGAATGAGAGAAaaatctcttcttccctccccgcCCCTCCCTTTCCTTTACCCCACTCCCCTAtccctgctctgctctgctccctATTATCCCTCTTAGCTCTAAAGATAAAAGTGAAGGAGATTGCCTACATCAACGGAGACACCAAGATCACTCCGGAAACGAAGAGCAAAACCATCTACAAGCTGAACGGAGTGACGGAAAGGGACCTGAAGAAGACCGTGCTCTGGCTGAGAGGTGGCCTTCAGTGTACCTGCGATGAGATGAACGACATCAACGCACCATATTTGGTCATGGGACAGAGGTTGGCTGGGGATTTGGTGATCACCTCCGTCAAGCGATGGCAGAAAGGCCAGCGAGCCTTTAAGAGGTTTTCACGCAGCATCCGCAAGCTGCAGTGCTAATTGCTTGGAGTTTCTGGTCACATTTAGTTGCCATGCCTTAAGTTCTTTCACATCTTCCTACCGCAGCCATAAACGCCCGGTAGCATGAAAGACTTGCTTCTTTTAAGAAGAAAAGAGACTCCCCTCCCCTCTAATTGTGTTCATATAATAAACTGTAATTGACCAAATCATGATTTTTCTTCTGTATAATTGTTTTCCAAAATGTGTTGTTTAGAGCTGTGCAAAATGTAACTTTgatcttcttttaatttttcttttaactattCATATTCATTATACGTTTTGTCTGGCTAATCTTTCTGCGTAGGTTATATGTCCATTTTGGGCACCGGAGCCGACTTGTTCAGTTTGGTTTTGTTCCAAGTGAAAACAAATGTGGAAGCCACGGTGTGGGAGATAATTTTAAATGCCAATTTTGCAATTTggcatttaaaagacaaactttattttaaactttCCTCTTAGCAGAAATTGTAActcaaaagatggaagaacagAACTCAAGAATATCTTGCGAGTTTCTTTTCCCCAAATCCTCTGCTGAATTATACATGCTTAAGGCCTCTAACGTCCATGAGTTGGTGTGCATTAAGCTTCAATCTAATGCATGCTTCTGTGGGGAAGTGCACTGCACTTTATGGGACTGGCGACTGTCAACATACGTTGCATTGCAAGCTTGCTGCACAACAGTGATAGCCACCTTTGAGAccccgagtgcccaaactgcacacACGGattcccaaactgaaaggtgcatgcGCTTGCAAATGTGTGCAGGgctgcatatgcatgcacatgtggatATGTGCGAATGTGCGCAGGcccgtgcatgcacatacatgcatgcacgaacatgtgcgcatgcgcagcagagacctgaagaccagccgGCTGGTGGGAGGCGGGGCATCTCAACACCGGCAGagcggcaagaggtaagatctttttctttcacaagcttctgttttgtcatttgcaggggaacagaagctcatgaaagaaacaccacggagatctgacctggggtgacggtgcatgtgccagcagagagggctttaTGTGCCACTCtggcacacttgccataggttttccatcaCGGCTATAGACTATAGCCATCACAATATCTCTATTTACTTTTGAATATTGGACCTAATTTTATCTAACCGGGAATGTGTCATCTAGTTTTATTCATTATACAGAAATTATCCATGTACATGTGCTACTTGTGAAAGAACTACATCAGTAAGTATATATTAATCATTTGCACACAGTATTTTATAGAAAGCTTAGTACTGTTTTAAACGGAAGTACTTTGGTGCGTCACAAATTAAAGGTTTATGTAGCCTACCTGTAAAGTAAGTAGcggttatttgaaaaaaaaaagttgtaaaatattaCTTTTAACAAACTTTGTAAATAATCCAGATAAGCCTTATATTCTTGTATATAAACTTTACATCATAGTTTACACTTTGTCGTGTTTTTATCTAGGTTTTGTGAAAACAGCTCTGAAATCTGtagcttctatttttattttatcttttttttttttgtcttggtaATAAAAGACATAGGATAAATTCACTACCTCTTGGGTTAATTAGTTACACTGTTGCACTATTTTAATGCAACTCCAAAGTAGAACTTAACCAGGCCTTTTAAACAGTCATTCACATAATAGTTTATTCCTAGTTAGGCGCTAACGAGTTTTTGATGTATACTAAACTATTATGCTATAATTTAAACAATGTTTGATGATTAATGAGCTTCAATAAAATTCTGCATCATCTAAtaattaagaagagactggagagtcacttgtgaaaaatggtatcaggtctcctgcttgagcaggaggttggactagatgaccttcaaggttaTTTCCAGCTCCATTATTCTGTATTCACCCAAATATGAATTTTAATTCCTATAACACTGGATCCTGCATAAAAGAATAGAATTACTTTGGCATAAGATGATTAAAGAAGGTAAGATCTTCTGAGAGATGAAGCCGTAAATGCTGGATAGGTCTCAGGCTTTTCATCGATTATTGGCCTGTCAAACTTGGGAAGACAAGAGGATTCTGACTACAtgttttccacatcttttctttgGTTAGTCTGGCATACAGAAGTAAACTTTGCACTCCAGATTTTTCAGTTAGGTGCAaactg
The DNA window shown above is from Thamnophis elegans isolate rThaEle1 chromosome 9, rThaEle1.pri, whole genome shotgun sequence and carries:
- the SFRP2 gene encoding secreted frizzled-related protein 2, encoding MRPRQVLPRLLVLSAACLGLAGGLFLFGEPEFSYKRSNCKPIPASLLLCRGIEYPDMRLPNLLGHETMQEVLEQAGAWIPLVQKQCHPDTRKFLCSLFAPVCIVDLDETIEPCHSLCEQVKNSCAPVMSAFGFPWPDMLDCSRFPQDNDLCIPLASSDHVLPTPREVPKVCDACKSKNEDDNEIVENLCKNDFALKIKVKEIAYINGDTKITPETKSKTIYKLNGVTERDLKKTVLWLRGGLQCTCDEMNDINAPYLVMGQRLAGDLVITSVKRWQKGQRAFKRFSRSIRKLQC